The Aeromonas jandaei genomic interval GTAAAGCCGCCCTTGCTCGGCTTGATGATGCCGCCAAGCAGGCTGAGCAGCTCGGACTGGCCGTTGCCGGAGACCCCGGCGATGCCGACAACCTCACCGGCGCGCACTTCGAAACTGACCGATTTGACCCGCTCCACCTTGCTGGCGTCAAAGTAGCTGAGCCCCTCGACCTTCAGCTTGGCTTCGCCCGGCTGGGTCGGCCCCTTGTCGACCTTGAGGCGCACCTTGCGGCCCACCATCAGTTCGGCCAGCTGCTCCTTGTCGGTATCCTTGGTGGCAACGTGCGCCACCATCTCGCCGCGGCGCATGATGGAGACCTGATCCGTGATGGCCAGGATCTCGCGCAGCTTGTGAGTGATGAGGATGATGGTCGCCCCCTGATCCCGCAGCTTCTCCAGCACCTTGAACAGGTGATCCGCCTCTTGCGGGGTGAGTACCCCGGTCGGCTCGTCGAGGATCAGGATGCGGGCACCGCGATAGAGCGCCTTGAGAATTTCGACCCGCTGTTGCAGGCCCACCGGCAGATCTTCCACCTTCTCGTGCAGCGGCACCTCGAGACCATAGTCCCGCGCCAGCTCGCCGAGCAGCTTCTCTGCCGACGCCACGCTCTGCTGAAGGTGCCAGCCATTTTCAGCGCCGAGGATGACGTTTTCCAAAACCGTAAAGTTGTTCACCAGCATGAAGTGCTGGTGCACCATGCCCACGCCTGCGGCAATCGCATCTTGTGAACCGTGGGGTTTGAAAGGATTCCCATCGATGAACATCTCGCCTTTATCGGCATGGTAGAAGCCGTAAATGATGCTCATCAGGGTGGATTTACCGGCGCCGTTTTCGCCAACGATGCCGTGAATACTGCCTTTCCGAACCTTAAGGTCGATCAGCTTGTTGGCGTACACTTCGCCGAACCGCTTATCGATACCTCTTAATTCGATGGCATAGCGATCTGTCTGGTCCATGATGCAGCCCTGCGTTTCATGAAATAAGACTGTAAAAACCGGCCCGTGCGGGCCGGTCGGTGCGTTGAGAGTCGTAGCAGCAACTATCTAATTAGTATTTGCAGGTATTGTCGCTCATGTAGTCATGAACCTTGACCTTGCCTGAAATAATCTCGGCCTTGATGGCATCCACCTTGGCTTTCATCTCCGGGGTGATCAGCTTCTCGTTGTCCTTGTCGAGCGCCCAATCCACACCGCCTTCGGCCAGACCCAGGTTCTTGATACCCGGTTTCCACTGGCCTTTGGCCGCGTCATCCCAGGTTTGGTAAGCAGCCAGACCCACAGACTTGACCATGGAGGTCAGCATGGTGCCCGGTTGCAGGTGGTTCTGGTTGGAGTCTACGCCGATGGCAAACTTGCCGCTGTCCTTGGCTGCCTGATAGACACCGATACCGGTACCGCCGGCTGCGGCGTAAACCACGTCAGCGCCTTTGGCGAACTGGGACTTGGCCAGCTCGGCACCTTTGGCCGGGTCAGCAAACGCGGCCGGGGTGGAGCCCGCCATGTTCTGGAACACTTCGATCTTCGGATTGACGTACTTGGCGCCCTGCTCGTAGCCGCACTCGAACTTGCGGATCAGCGGGATGTCCATGCCGCCCACGAAACCGACCTTGCCGGTTTTGGAGGCGATGGCAGCCAGTGCGCCCACCAGGAAGGAACCTTCATGCTCCTTGAAGATGACGGACTGGACGTTCGGCTTGTCGACCACCATGTCGATGATGGTGAACTGGGTTTTCGGGAATTCGGTCGCCACTTTCTCTACCGCAGAACCCATGTTGAAGCCGACCGCCACGATCGGGCCGTTGCCACGGCTGGCCAGACGACGCAGACCCTGCTCGCGCTGGGCTTCGTTCTGGGGCTCAAACTCTTTGACCTTTACCCCTTTGTCCTTGTTGTAAAGCTCGACGCCGTTACGGAACACGGCTTCGTTGAATGATTTGTCGTACTTGCCCGCGGTGTCATAGATCACGGCCGGCTCGGAAGCAGCCTGAGCAGAGAGAGCAGCGAGAGTGAGGGAGGCCACGGTGGCCAGTTTGAGCACTTTAGTCACGATCGTATCCTTGATTGTTATTAAGTGAGGGAACTTGCTTGCCCGCCGAAGCGGGTCATCTAGCACGCAGGGTTACTCTAAGTCAGCCCCGATGCGGGTCAAGCAAATGATAAGGGAAAAACGTTTGCGTTAACGGTTTGAATTATAAGCAAATAACCTTATAAGCAGTTGTTTTTTAGCTACTTTTCAGTTGTTTATGCTGACAATTCAGAGACCCAAACGACATTTCTCTTATTGTTCAATTGGTTACTCTAAACCGTTTTCCCCGGTTGGGCATCCGCCCCACCCATCGCCCCGTGATCCGGCTCGCAAAATAACCGCGCGGCGCGCCATCCGGCCGCTGGCTACAGCTGGAAACCATCCTCCGCCCGCCCCCATTTTGCCGACCAGAAACCGGCGCAGCCGCCCTGCCCGACTCCCTTCACCTGCCCGCCGAGCGGAGTTTGCAGTTGGTCTGACGGGGGGATGGCCGTATAATCGCCGCCTGTATAAATAAACAGGAGTGGTGATGGACGTTTCAACCCTGCTCGACGGGCTCAACGACAAGCAAAGAGATGCCGTTGCGGCGCCCCGCAGCAACCTGCTGGTGCTGGCCGGTGCCGGTTCGGGCAAGACCCGGGTACTGGTGCACCGTATCGCCTGGCTGATGCAGGTGGAACGCTGTTCACCCTTCTCCATCATCGCGGTCACCTTTACCAACAAGGCGGCGGCCGAGATGCGCGGCCGGGTCGAGAAGGTGATCGGCGACGGCGTGCGCGGCATGTGGATCGGCACCTTCCACGGCATCGCCCACCGCCTGCTGCGGGCCCATCATCTGGATGCGGGCTTGCCGCAGGATTTCCAGATCCTCGACTCCGACGACCAGTACCGGCTGATCCGCCGGGTGCTCAAGGCGCTCAACCTCGACGAGAAGCACTGGGCCCCGCGCGCCGTGATGGGCTACATCAACGGCAAGAAAGATGAAGGCTTGCGCCCCGGCGACATCGACCTCTACGGCGACCCTGTCACCCGCACCTATCAGCAGATCTACAAGACCTATCAGGAGACCTGCGATCGCTCCGGTCTGGTGGACTTCGCCGAGCTGCTGCTGCGCGCCCACGAACTGTGGCTGAACAAGCCGCACATCCTCGAGCACTACCGCGACCGCTTCCAGAACATCCTGGTGGACGAGTTTCAGGATACCAACGGCATCCAGTACGCCTGGCTGCGGATGCTGGCGGGCAACAGCGGCAAGGTGATGATCGTCGGCGACGATGACCAGTCCATCTACGGCTGGCGCGGCGCCAAGATCGAGAACATCCAGCGCTTCCTGACCGACTATCAGGGGGCCGAGACCATCCGCCTCGAGCAGAACTACCGCTCCACCGCCAATATCCTCAAGGCCGCCAACAGCGTCATCGCCAACAACGCCGAGCGTCTTGGCAAGGAGCTGTGGACCGAAGGGGCCGAGGGCGACCCGATTTCCCTCTACGCCGCCTTCAACGAGGTGGACGAAGCGCGCTTCGTGGTCGGCCGTCTCAAGGACTGGAAAGAGAAAGGGGGCTTGCTCGCCGACTGCGCCATCCTCTATCGCTCCAACGCCCAGTCACGGGTGCTGGAAGAGGCGCTGATGCAGGACGCCATGCCCTACCGCATCTACGGCGGCCTGCGCTTCTTCGAGCGGCAAGAGATCAAGGACGCCATGGCCTACCTGCGGCTTATCAACAACCGTGGCGACGACGCCAGCTTCGAGCGGGTGGTCAACACCCCGACCCGCGGCATCGGCGATCGCACCCTCGAGATCCTGCGCGGCAACGCCCGCGATCAGGGGCTCAACCTGTGGCAATCGGCCAAGGCCCTGCTCAACGACAAGGTGCTGACCGGTCGCGCCGGCAATGCGGTGCGCGGCTTTGTCGAGCTGATCGACGCGCTGGAGGAGCAGGTTTCCATGCTGCCGCTGCACCAGCAAGCGGATATCGCCATCCAGAACTCCGGCCTCAAGGCGATGTATCTGGCGGAAAAAGGCGAGAAATCCCAGGCGCGGGTAGAGAACCTGGACGAACTGGTCACCGCCTGCCGCCAGTACCAGCGCCCGGACGAGCTGGAAGATATGAGCGATCTCTCCGCCTTCCTCGCCCACGCGGCGCTGGAATCGGGCGAGAATCAGGCGGACGAATATGCCGACGCGGTGCAGCTGATGACCTTGCACAGCGCCAAGGGGCTGGAGTTCCCGCTGGTGCTGCTGGTCGGCGTCGAAGAGGGCATGTTCCCCAGCCAGCAATCCACCGAGGAGTCGGGCCGGCTGGAGGAGGAGCGCCGCCTATGTTACGTCGGCATGACCCGCGCCATGGAGAAGCTCTACATCTGTTATGCCGAGAGCCGCCGTATCTACGGCCGCGAGATGTTCCACAAGCCGAGCCGCTTTATCCGCGAGATGCCCGCCGAGTGTCTGGAAGAGATCCGGCTGCGCACTCAGGTCAGCCGCCCCACCCAGTACGGTCGCTTTAGCCAGAACGAGGTGCAGCAGAGCTTTGACGCCAGCGGCATCAAGCTCGGCCAGCGGGTGCTCCATCCGAAATTCGGCGAAGGGGTGGTACTCAACTTCGAAGGGGTCGGCCAGCAGAGCCGGGTGCAGATCCAGTTCGACGACGTCGGCGCCAAGTGGCTGGTGACGGCGTATGCCAGATTGGAAGCGCTGTAATTTCCTTTATCTCTTCAATCAGCCCCTACTTCCATAGGCAGTAGGGGTTCTCCATGCTCACTTTCTTAGACAAGCATCTATCTTATTGACATAAGGAAAATATCATAAGATTGCAATGAAACTGTACTGTAGACATAGCCTCCTTTGAGAATTATTATAGGATAAAAATTTCTATAAATAATTAGATGGCATTTAAAAAATGAACTCTGTACGCAATGAAGATATTTCGGATTTTATTGAAAAAAAGATTAGCGAGTATGATGAAAAATTACTTGATGGACTTAAAAAGTTAAAACTAAAAGATGTTTTAAAACGCAAGAACCCATATTTATTCAAAGCTAAAGGCATCACATCCCCTTATGAATTAATAAGGCCTCTACTAGATGCATTTTTATCCTCTAAAGAAGAAGCTGTTTTTGGTGGAGTACTAGAGGAAATAGCTATAAATATAAACAATCGCGTGTATGGCGGCATGAAGTCTGCGGCGGAAGGAATAGACCTCGAATTTAATAAAGATGGAAAAAAATATTTAGTATCCATCAAATCTGGCCCTAATTGGGGTAATTCGTCACAAATTAAAAGAATGGTTGATAACTTCAATAAAGCAAAAAAAATATTACGAACAACAAATAACAACGATACAGAAATTATTGCCATTAATGGCTGCTGTTATGGTATTGACCGGTCTCCATATAAAAAAGAAGGATACTATAAGCTTTGTGGTGCGAAATTTTGGGAGTTCATAACTGGGAACCAAAATTTTCATCGAGAGTTAATAGCAATTATTGCAAAAGATAAGTGCAATAGAATCAAGCATTCTCATGGAAAATATGAAGAAGTCATAGCGAATTTTGAAAAAGATTTTTCCTTACAATTCTGTACCAAAAATGGCGATATTGATTGGGATAAGATCATAGCTCTTAGCTCAGAAGAATAAACTATGTGGGGCAAGTTGCCCCACTAATTATTTATGTTTTCTTTTGTTGAAATCGAGCTCCCAAGAGATATCATCTGTGTTTTTATATCTAGAGTATGGGAAATGCTCAAACTGCCTAACCTCCTCTCCTTTGATTAGTTTCATTATAAGTCGTCCGGCTGCCAATCCCACGCTAACCGGTACAGCATTACCAATTTGTTTGTATTTCTGAATCAATGGCCCTGCAATTAACCAGTCATCAGGAAACTCCTGAATTCTTTTATACTCTTGTATCGATAAAGGTCTATTTTCCTCAGGGTGGGCTAAGTCAGTTGCAGGCATAGCAGGATGTGTCACTAATGTCGGCGATGGTTTGTCCCATGCTAGTCGCCTGAAAAAACCTGTTTTTCCACCACCAGAAAAATAAGATTTACCCATAGCATTTTTTTGGTCTTCTTCTGATAGACTTCTCCAGTTTTGCCCCGGCTTTAATTTTTTATAGAATTTAATTCTTTTCTCTGGAAAGTTAAGATGTTCATGCTCAGAAATATCATTAATGCAAGAGCTTAAATTATTCCACAAAGGCAACCCAAAAAGTCCAGATTCAGAGTGTGTAGGTTCTATATATGGAGGCTTCACACCATCGCGAGAGCAAACAATTATAACTCGCTCTCTAATCTGTGGTGTTCCAAAATTTGCAGAGTTATATAGATTAAATGAGTATGCATAACCAGATGCTTTTATCATTTTTAAAATATAGTTCAGCGCCCCGCCCTTCATAGAATCCTCAGCGCTTTCTGTAAACTCTATTCCCCTTTCATTATGCGGCTTATGAATCAATGGGCATGACAATAACCCTCTTACATTTTCAATAATAAAATATTTAGGGTTGAGCGATGTAGCTAACTCAATGAATTTTATAAAAACATTACCCCTTTCATCTTGAAAGGCCTTTCTTTTACCCGCAGTGCTAAATGCTTGGCAGGGAGGGCCTCCAACAATTAAACTTATTTCATCCTTTTCCCCCAAACCGGCTGATCTGAGAATATCTTCCTTAGAATAATTATTGATATCCCC includes:
- a CDS encoding ABC transporter ATP-binding protein — its product is MDQTDRYAIELRGIDKRFGEVYANKLIDLKVRKGSIHGIVGENGAGKSTLMSIIYGFYHADKGEMFIDGNPFKPHGSQDAIAAGVGMVHQHFMLVNNFTVLENVILGAENGWHLQQSVASAEKLLGELARDYGLEVPLHEKVEDLPVGLQQRVEILKALYRGARILILDEPTGVLTPQEADHLFKVLEKLRDQGATIILITHKLREILAITDQVSIMRRGEMVAHVATKDTDKEQLAELMVGRKVRLKVDKGPTQPGEAKLKVEGLSYFDASKVERVKSVSFEVRAGEVVGIAGVSGNGQSELLSLLGGIIKPSKGGFTISSRSGVHKVSADHAADPEMVRNFGLGHVPEDRHKMGLINRFEAKEAFILGYHRRPQYNKGWLQNKEAIQQDCQAKMEKWDVRPPHPDHKTANFSGGNQQKLVIAREVEQDPDVLLIGQPTRGVDIGAIEYIHQQIIAMRDKGKAVLLVSVELDEIMSLSDRILVIADGRIVGELDAAKADERTIGLMMANIVPDEVAKEAH
- a CDS encoding BMP family lipoprotein, whose amino-acid sequence is MTKVLKLATVASLTLAALSAQAASEPAVIYDTAGKYDKSFNEAVFRNGVELYNKDKGVKVKEFEPQNEAQREQGLRRLASRGNGPIVAVGFNMGSAVEKVATEFPKTQFTIIDMVVDKPNVQSVIFKEHEGSFLVGALAAIASKTGKVGFVGGMDIPLIRKFECGYEQGAKYVNPKIEVFQNMAGSTPAAFADPAKGAELAKSQFAKGADVVYAAAGGTGIGVYQAAKDSGKFAIGVDSNQNHLQPGTMLTSMVKSVGLAAYQTWDDAAKGQWKPGIKNLGLAEGGVDWALDKDNEKLITPEMKAKVDAIKAEIISGKVKVHDYMSDNTCKY
- the uvrD gene encoding DNA helicase II, translated to MDVSTLLDGLNDKQRDAVAAPRSNLLVLAGAGSGKTRVLVHRIAWLMQVERCSPFSIIAVTFTNKAAAEMRGRVEKVIGDGVRGMWIGTFHGIAHRLLRAHHLDAGLPQDFQILDSDDQYRLIRRVLKALNLDEKHWAPRAVMGYINGKKDEGLRPGDIDLYGDPVTRTYQQIYKTYQETCDRSGLVDFAELLLRAHELWLNKPHILEHYRDRFQNILVDEFQDTNGIQYAWLRMLAGNSGKVMIVGDDDQSIYGWRGAKIENIQRFLTDYQGAETIRLEQNYRSTANILKAANSVIANNAERLGKELWTEGAEGDPISLYAAFNEVDEARFVVGRLKDWKEKGGLLADCAILYRSNAQSRVLEEALMQDAMPYRIYGGLRFFERQEIKDAMAYLRLINNRGDDASFERVVNTPTRGIGDRTLEILRGNARDQGLNLWQSAKALLNDKVLTGRAGNAVRGFVELIDALEEQVSMLPLHQQADIAIQNSGLKAMYLAEKGEKSQARVENLDELVTACRQYQRPDELEDMSDLSAFLAHAALESGENQADEYADAVQLMTLHSAKGLEFPLVLLVGVEEGMFPSQQSTEESGRLEEERRLCYVGMTRAMEKLYICYAESRRIYGREMFHKPSRFIREMPAECLEEIRLRTQVSRPTQYGRFSQNEVQQSFDASGIKLGQRVLHPKFGEGVVLNFEGVGQQSRVQIQFDDVGAKWLVTAYARLEAL
- a CDS encoding PmeII family type II restriction endonuclease, whose product is MNSVRNEDISDFIEKKISEYDEKLLDGLKKLKLKDVLKRKNPYLFKAKGITSPYELIRPLLDAFLSSKEEAVFGGVLEEIAININNRVYGGMKSAAEGIDLEFNKDGKKYLVSIKSGPNWGNSSQIKRMVDNFNKAKKILRTTNNNDTEIIAINGCCYGIDRSPYKKEGYYKLCGAKFWEFITGNQNFHRELIAIIAKDKCNRIKHSHGKYEEVIANFEKDFSLQFCTKNGDIDWDKIIALSSEE
- a CDS encoding DNA cytosine methyltransferase — encoded protein: MESTILSSKDAALFLGVSEQYVRNLCRANVVSANRIGKMWLLEKSSLEKYKSQQESKTKHVISLDRNSMETVSDKPIAISFFSGAMGLDIGIERAGFDLRLACEVDKFCRQTISLNRPKSALLGDINNYSKEDILRSAGLGEKDEISLIVGGPPCQAFSTAGKRKAFQDERGNVFIKFIELATSLNPKYFIIENVRGLLSCPLIHKPHNERGIEFTESAEDSMKGGALNYILKMIKASGYAYSFNLYNSANFGTPQIRERVIIVCSRDGVKPPYIEPTHSESGLFGLPLWNNLSSCINDISEHEHLNFPEKRIKFYKKLKPGQNWRSLSEEDQKNAMGKSYFSGGGKTGFFRRLAWDKPSPTLVTHPAMPATDLAHPEENRPLSIQEYKRIQEFPDDWLIAGPLIQKYKQIGNAVPVSVGLAAGRLIMKLIKGEEVRQFEHFPYSRYKNTDDISWELDFNKRKHK